Sequence from the Fibrobacter sp. UWH4 genome:
GTGGCCTTGGCGTCGGCAGTAATCTTCATGCCTTCGGCAAGTCCCTTGACGGCATACTCGCGGGTCTTCGGAGCCTTGAGAATCTTCTTGATGATAGCCGGGCCAACGACACCAGCCACCACACACCAGAACTTTTCATTTTTCCATACGGACATAGCTTACTCCTTTTGTTTCGCCCTAATGTCATCCCTGACTTGGTCGGGGATCTCCATTAAAGCTTTGTTGTTCTTTGCTTAATAATCTATCTAAATTTTTATCAAAAAGCAACTTACATACAAATTAACAAACAGACTTCAAGTCCAAGTCCTGTATGGCTTCCGTGTGACTAACTTTGTTGCAAATTTGCAAATTAGTTCACGTTACACAACTTAGTTTCCATATAAATAACTTAGTTAGCGTAAACTATCCGAAGTTAGATATATCTACCTGAAGCTGTAACGAATCTTTGTAGCGAAGGTGCGTCCCAGTTTAGATTCTCCGTACTTGTCGTAAACGGTTTCGTCCAAGAAGTTGTCAACCTCGAAACTCCAGGCGAGCTTATTATCCCACACGGAATATTCAATACCCAAATCCTGCGTGAACGAAGCGTCTATTTTCCGGCTCTGGCGAGAACTGATTTTCCAGCCATAGTAATATTCATCGGTATAGTTTGCGGCCCACCAGAACTTGACAAAATCGTTCTTATTGAATATATCGCCCATGTGGAATTCAGCGAGGTAGTTCATGAAGAATCGTGGAATGTTTGGGATAATGGCATCTTCGGGAATCCCTTGCTTGGCATTGTAATCAATGTTGCGCAAATCCTGGAAAGTCCAGTTTGTGCCAAGCAGCACCCATTCATTCACATCCAGTTTCACATCGCCCTCGTAGCCCCAGCCGCGAATCGGATTCATATTAAAATACGGCACCGACATCTGAGAAGCGCCCATATAGTGAATACGGTTCTTGTAATAGGAATAGAAAACGTCGCCATCAAATCGGAATCGCGCCATTAACGGAATTTCTTGCAAATCCAAGGAGAGACCTACGTTAAAATTGTCCGCTTCTTCGGGCTTGAGGTTTGTCGCAGCACTCACGCGGATTCCATCGCCAAAGAGTTCATCGGGCTTGGGCAGGCGTACTGCATGCTGGTAAGAGCCCTTGAGCGCAAGCGGTTTCACAATCCGGAACATCAAGCTTTCATCATAGCTAAAGTCCGTATAATCATTCGTTTCCAAAGACGCCTGCTGTATCATACTTGTGGACGTATTTGAAATTTCTGCCTTCAGGTAATGGAACTTGAAGCCCAGCAGGTTCTGGAGTCTTGAATCAAAGAAATTATCTTCAACCGAAAGCCCCGTCGTCACCGAAATCGTCTTTCCCGGATACCCCGCTGTATTGAATCCGACCATTTCGGAACCCAAGTCATCTTCAGGATCTTCCTTGTGATACCGGAAAAGCGTATTCCAGTAAACAAACTGATTTTTAATAAACTGATAATCCAGATTCAGCAAATTATTGAAATCGTACGCCTGCACAGTGCGGAATTTCGGAAGTCCCATCGAAGAAAGTTCGCCCACATTCTTTTTGGCGGTATCGCAACTATACCAGTTGCGGCAATGGACACGACTCGTGTCAATAATTTTATTTTCATTATAACCAAACGAAAAATGGTCACCGAAATTCAAGTCTTTTACAAACAAATTTTTCTTATCTAATCCGAAAGTCGCTCCTAAATTATACCCTTCGGCAGTTGCTTCAACAATGCGGTTCGTTTCGCCCTGAATTTCCTTATCAAAAGCGCCATAGCTGGCACCCAGCGAAATCTGGTCAAACCAAGTGTTCATTAGGTTTGCGAAAGCCTGCACATTGTAAGAGGTGTAACGGTCATGATCGCGAACGACACTCGTATCTTTACCAGTCGAACTTTTCATGTAAGGCGAAGTAAACTTGTAATCATTATCGGAATGATTAAAATAGCCCGAAACACCTACTTCTAGGCCAACACCACCCGCAATGCTATCGATTAAATGGCTCGCACTTACCGACGCCTTGTGCGTATTGAAACTTGAAAGGCTGTAGGACGCATCCACCGAATTGGCGGGACGCTTCTTGGTAATGATATTGATGGCACCGCCCGCACCGTCCGTAGCAAAACGTGCCGGAACATAGCCCTTGTAAACTTCAATGTCTGCAATCTGGTCAATAGGGATATCGTCAAGACCCAAGTTGCCTTGCGTCTCTACGGGGACGCCATTTACCAGCACCTTGATGTTCTTGCCTTCCATGCCGCGAATGTTGATTTTACCTTCGCTGCCCATGCCACCGGACTTGCGCACCTTAACGCCCGAGGCTGAATTGACCGCCTTCGAAACGGTCTTACTCGTATTCTGCATCTCGGCTGCGTCAATCGTCGCAACCGATTCCGCCTTTTTGGCCTGCTTCGCCTGTTCCGCTTCTATTTCAGATTCCACCGAGAGTTCGTCCAACTGCGTGACGCCCGAAGCATTAGCGGCAGAAACATCTGATTGCCCCACACCATTTGCGTCATCAGTTGTCGCATTGTTTTCCGTAGCAGATTCTTCAAGAAAATCGTCTATCGAGGTAATTTCGTCATCTTGGGCACGGGCCGGAACAGCCCCCACCATAGCAAATATAAGGGCAAGCGTTGCCGCCTTGTAAATAAACATCTTTTTCATCGCAGCGCAATTGAGCAATTTTTAGGTCAAAAATCTACTCCAAACGGTTTGCTGAAAACCCAAATAGCTTTTTGAATTTTGAATTTGCGAATCAAAAAAATTCCGCCCTTGCTTGAGCAAGAACGGAAGTTTGTGTTTATGAGGATATTAGGGGTTTATGGAGAAATTTTACTTGAGCGGCACAAGCCACATCGGAATCTGCTTTACATCGGCGATCTTTTCCGCCTTTTCGGACTTAGGATCATAGCGGAAGTAGGCGTTGCCGTCTTTTTTGGTAGAGACCGCAAAAATCACGGTGCCGTCGTCATCGACGTACTTGCCGTAGCTAGCCCAGCTAGAAGTATAATCAATCGGGAGTGCCTTCATGGTTTTCTTGGCAAGATCGATTTCTACCGGCTTGCAGGTGTTGTTGTGGTAGCTATCCATATCGGTCCAAACCTGCTGCAGGTCCACCATCACGTTCAAGAAGGAATACACCTTGGTTCCATTGGCGTAGGTAGTGGGGCTCAGGTATTTGAAGTTGTCTTTCTTGGTGACGCCGTCGATGGCGACATCCTTGGTCACGAACCACTGATAATCCTTGTCAAATTCGGTTTCGCCCACCTTGATGCGCAGGAACCCGTCGACCTGGCCCGGAGCGTAGCCCCAGGAGGCATTGCTGTAGCAGTAAATGTAACCGTCAGCAACGATAAACGACTGGTTCTGGGAATCATCCAGGGAGCCCACAGCCGCGACGCGGTCATCTTCAGCCACGGCAATCACGGAATCCTTTTTGATGTCAATGATGGCAACCTGAGCCGTATTGCCGGTAGCATAGTCGCTCACATTCTGCAACAGGCCAACATAGAGCCGACCGTCCACGATTACGCCTGTACCCGGGCTCACCACGAGAGCGTCCTTGTTCTTGTATTTGGACAGGTCAATCGCGCCCGTGCGCTTCATGGTCTTCGGGTTGATGATGAGCAGCGAGTCAAGCATGCCGCCCAAGTAGGCTTTTTCTTCATTCACGAAGTAAAGGTGATTTGCCCATGCGCCAGCAAGCGAAAGTTCAGCCGTCTTGCTACCAATCTTGTTGTTTGCATCGAGGCTGTAGCGTGCAATGGTTCCCACATCAAGGTCGGCAATGAACAGGGAATTGTCGTAATAGACAACGCCTGCGCGGGTTCCGACTTCGATATAATCCGTACCGATTTCATCAGTATGGTCCAGCGACATCGTGCCGATGAACATCGTTTCGCCGGTAGAGATCGATGTCGCAAAGTCGCGCTTGTAATCGCCATTTTCACCATTGGCAGAAGAAGAGGAATCGTCGCCGCAAGCAGCGAGCATGCCAAGCGAAATAGCAAGTGCCGCCATGAATCTTTTTTTCATAAATACTCCTTGAAATTGATGCGGAAAAACCGCGTTTGTTAATTTTGCGGAGCATTTTAGAAATGATTTGAGGGGCGTTCTACTCCAAAAAGGAATGAAAAAATCCAATTGGATTATAAAGCCAAAACTTCATTTTATCAATGTTAGGCCACCATTTAACCCCATTTAGTCATTTTTTAATCCATTTAGACAGAATCGTATTCAAAATATGATAAGCTCAAAACAAAATTAGCCTTGACGAAGTTTTATTTACTAATTAGATTTGGCTTACTTTTTAAGACTAGACTAACAAAGCCAGTTTAAAGAGATTTTTGAGGGAAATATGTTGAATATTAACGGAATTGAATGGATGCACAAAGTCGGGTGCTACCATACAACGCTTGAAAGGGATCCGCTCCTGGTTCTTGAATTTTGCCGAAAGGGGCAAATCAGCTGGGCCGGCGGAGCACTCCCCTGCAATCAGCTGAAGGCAGGAGAAATGCTGGTTTACGATGCGTGGACTTCGGGAGCGCTGACGCGTTCTGCCGATTACTGCGGCGACCGCATTTTGTTCTTTGAAGAATCGATAAGGTACATCCGCGAACATTTTGCAGGATTTCTGATTGACATCAAGATGCTCGCACAGAAAATGTGCCGGCCGGGCCGACCGTTCATCGTCCACACCAAGGAAGAAGTCGCTAGCGCCTTCGAAAAAGTCGACAACAAGTCAAAGAATTTGCAGGCGGAATACGGCAGACTCGCCATTTTGGAGCTTTTGCTCACCCTGAAAAACCTAGACACGCAGCGAGAATCCATTTGTCGCGAATGCAATTTATCTTCGATGCAAATTGAAAAAATCTACTGCATCCGTTCGTTTATCTGCGAAAACATGGACAGTCATTTCACCATCGAAGAACTTTCCGACAAATTTGACATGCCGCCTACTGCAATGAAACTCTGCTTCAAGAACGTGTTCGGTTTGCCGGTATTCACTTACGCTCGCCGCGAGCGCATGAAACTGGCTGCCAAGCAACTTCGCGAGTGCGACCGTGGAATTCTCGAGATTGCAGGCGAAGTCGGTTACAACAACGGGAGCAAGTTCGCCCACGCCTTCCAGGATGTGATGGGCATGACCCCGAAGGAATACAGGAAAAAATACAGACTCACGAATGTAGCATAATAGGTATGAGCAATGAGGTCGTGCTTCGCACTCTGAGGTCGCCTTGCAAAGCAAGGCTTTGAGTAAAGTAAGACACCTTCGGCGCATTTATAAAACCTCACACCTCAAAGGGAGCGTTAGCGACCGAGCTCACACCTCACAACCTCTAGAATAATTATGAAAAAGACTTTCTCTAAACTCTACGCTTACATGGGTTCGCGAAAACCGCTGTTCCCACTAGCATTGATTCTCTCGGCATTGAGCGCCATCGCGGGGCTCGTGCCGTTTTTACTGATGTGGCTCATTGTCCGCGAGGTTATCTCTGGCGGTGACATGACGAACATCAAGATTTTCGACTACTCCATCGGAGCGGTTCTCGCATCGGTCGCAAGCGTTCTGCTCTACTTTGCGGCCCTCGCCTGCTCGCACCTGGTAGCATTCAGGCTCGAAGGAGACCTGCGTCGGTTTGCCATGAAAAAACTGATGAGTGCGCCTCTCGGATTTTTCGACAAGAATCCGACCGGCAAACTCCGCAAGATTATTGACGACAACGCCGCGATTACGCACACCTTCATTGCGCACCAGATGCCCGACATTTCGGGCACCATCTTGATTCCCATCGTGGCGCTCGTGATGATGTTCAGCTTTGACTGGCGACTTGGCCTCGCCTCTTTGGTGCCTATCGCCTACGCCATGTTCATTTTAGGCACCCTTGGCCGCAGGGGAACCAAGTTCATGGAACGCTACATGCAGGCCCTCGAAGAGATGAACTCCGAAGCGGTGGAATACGTGCGCGGGATACCCGTAGTCAAGGTTTTCCAGCAGACCATTTTTTCATTCAAGAGTTTCTACAACAGCATCGCGACCTACCACAAGATGGTGACTGCCTATTCCGACAATTGGAAAGTTCCTTACTGCATCTACACGACCCTCGTGAACGGTTTCGTACTGTTCCTGGTGCCGACGGCAGCGCTCATTATCGGTAACGACGGCGATGTAAAACTCACCATCGTGAACATGATGATTTACGTGTTGGTGACGCCGCTGTTTTCGCAGTGCGTCATGCGCAGCATGTACCTAAGCAACGCTACGAACCAGGCGGGGCTTGCCATTGACCGCATCAACGATATCGCACGCACCAAGGATTTGGAGGTTTGCGAAAATCCGGTACCGATGCAAAAGTTCGATGTAGAATTCCGGAACGTGAACTTTACCTACCCCGATACCGACAAACAGGTACTGAGCGACATCTCACTCACGGTACCGGCGGGCCATACGGTAGCACTTGTCGGACCTTCGGGCGGCGGCAAGAGTACGATTGCAAAACTCCTGCCACGATTCTTCGATGTCGATAGCGGCGAGATTACCATTGGCGGTGTTCCCGTAAAGCAGATTGACCCGAAGGAACTGATGAAGAACGTTTCGTTCGTGTTCCAGAATACACGTCTTTTCAAGATGAGCATTTTGGACAACGTTCGCTACGGCATGCCCGATGCGACTCTCGAGCAGGTAAACAAGGCGCTCGATTTTGCGCAGTGCCGCGAAATCATTGATAAATTGCCTGCTGGCATTAATACCGTTATCGGAAGCAAGGGAACTTATCTTTCGGGTGGCGAGCAGCAGCGAGTGGTGCTTGCGCGCGCTATCTTGAAAAACGCTCCCATCGTGGTGCTAGACGAGGCGACCGCCTTTGCTGACCCTGAAAACGAACGCCTGATTCAAGAAGCTTTGCACAAACTGGCCGCAGGCAAGACCGTGCTGATGATTGCCCACAGGCTTACAAGCGTGGTGAACGCCGACCAGATTATCGTTGTGGAAGATGGCGAAATCGCTGAACGCGGAACGCACAACGAATTACTTGAAAAGAACGGCATTTACGCCAAGATGTGGGCCGAATACCAGCAGTCCGTCACATGGACCCTCGACAATTCCAAGAATAATGAAGGAGGCGAAAATGTATAAGTGGGTTCAGAATACTTTTGCTCTTTCGGAAGAAGGCTCGCGCACGTTTGTCCGTGGCGTCATCTGGACATTCCTGCACTTTATTTCGCTCATGTTCCCGATGATGATGCTCTTTTACTTTTTGATGGAGCAGATGGGCGTCGGTGAATTTGCAGGCAAAACTCCGCACGGGACCTTGTTCTATGTGGGAATTGCGGTAGTCCTGTTTGTCGTGATGCTTGTCATTTACAGGTTCTCGTACAGCGCCACCTACGATAGCGTGTACGACGAAAGCATGCGCCGTCGCGTCTCGATTGCCGAAAAGCTCCGCAAGTTGCCGCTCTCGTTCTTCGGCAAAAAGAACCTTTCAGACTTGACATCGACCATCATGGACGACTGCAATGCTCTCGAAATGATTTTCTCGCATGCGGTGCCGGAACTTTTCGCCGCCATCGGAAGCGTCACCATAATCGGAATCATGCTGTTCTGCTACAATTGGAAAATGTCTATCGCGCTTTTCTGGGTGGTACCCGCAGCGGCATTGCTCATTGCGCTTTCCAAGAAAATTCAGGACCGTTGGTTCGAAAATTCATATAACGCCCGCCGCGTGATTATGGAAGATATCCAGGAAGGTCTCGAAAACGTGCAGGAAATCCGCTCGTATTCGGGCGAAGCCGCCTACCTCAATCATTTTGACAAGGATTGCATCAAATACGAAAAATCGCAGATGGACTCCGACGTGAAGGTGGGTTCGTTCTTGAATTCGGCGCAAGGCATTCTCAAGATGGGCCTTGCCACGGTGCTGATTACGGGCGCTCGCCTCTGGACCAAGGGCGAAATCGATGTATTCACCTATCTGGTGTTTATCGTGTGCGCGGCAACGGTCTACAATCCGGTTTTCCTAGTGTTCAACAACCTCGCCGAACTGTTCTTTGTGAATGTGCGCCTGCGCCGGTTCCGCGAAATGGACCAGATGAAACCTCAGGATGGCGTAACTGTATTCACTCCGCAGAATTACGATATCGAATTCAAGGATGTCGACTTCAATTACAACGAGAACAAGCAAGTCCTGAAAAAAGTTTCGTTCACGGCAAAGCAGGGCGAAATCACCGCACTTGTTGGCCCGAGCGGCAGCGGAAAGACGACTGCTGCAAAACTTGCAGCACGCTTCTGGGATATTCAGGGCGGCAAGGTGACCCTCGGCGGGCAGGACATCAGCAAGATTGACCCTGAAACGCTCCTCAAGAATTTCTCCATCGTCTTCCAGGACGTGGTGCTGTTCAACACGAGCATCAAGGACAACATCCGCATCGGCAAGCGCGATGCCAGCGACGAAGAAATCCTGAAGGTGGCAAAACTCGCGGGCTGCGACGAATTTGTGCAGAAAATGCCGCAGGGCTACGACACTGTCATCGGCGAAAACGGCGAAACGCTCTCGGGCGGTGAACGCCAGCGAATCTCGATTGCACGCGCCCTGCTAAAAGACGCGCCCATCATCTTGCTCGACGAAGCGACCGCAAGCCTCGACGTAGAAAACGAATCCAAGATCCAGCGCGGCATTTCGCAGTTGGTGAAGGGCAAGACCGTCATCATCATCGCGCACCGCATGCGCACTATCGCAAACGCCGACAAGGTCGTAGTGCTGCAAGACGGTCGCATCGCCGAAACAGGCTCCCCCGCCGAACTCAAGGCGAAAGGCGGCCTATTCAGCAAGATGCTCGAATTGCAAATGAACAAAAATTAATACAAAATTAGCCTTGACAAACATCAAGGCTTTTTTTATATATTTGTTAGAGAAATCTAACTTTACAATTTATTTGTAGTTTGCAATAAAAATGAATCGCCTTTTAGACCACCGTCTCGTTCGCCAATGCGCGCCAACACTCGCCGGACTCAAGGTCGGAAGTTTATTCTGCCTTGAATCTTCATCCAGCGAAACGCTGTGTAAACAACTCGCCCACTGGAACAAGGAACTCAACCCTCGCGGCGTGTGCGTGCGCGTTATCGCAGAACGCTGCGGTCGCAGTTTTATTTACGTCTATCGCGAAGACGCCCTGAAAAAGCTTATTGCCGAGCCGGAAATCCGCCATTTTCTCGCCGCCTACGGCTACACAGACTTTAGCACCGACTGTGCACTCGCATACATGACGGCGCGCATCCGCAAATGCCACTGTTTTCCGCACGAAGTCGGACTTTTCTTGGGCTACCCCCTCGAAGACGTGAAAGGATTCATTATCAACGGCGGCAGGAATAGCAAATATACGGGCTACTGGAAAGTTTACGGCGATGTAACCGAATGCGAAAAACGGTTCGCCTGCTTTCGCAAGTGCTTCGATGTTTTCAACAAACTATTTGAAAAAGGATATTCGCTGCCGATGCTGACCGTCCGAAACGCAGCATAGTCAACACCAACGTCATATCGAAGCAATTCAACCTCTGTGTCATCCTGAGCGAAGCGCAGCGTAGCCGAAGGATCTATAACTAAAATAATAGGAGAATCACAATGGAAAAAATCGCAGTCATTTATTGGAGCGGAACCGGCAACACCGAACTGATGGCAAAATACGTCGCCGAAGGTGCAAAGGCCGCCGGCGCCGAAGCCGACGTGTTCAGCGTCTCGGACTTTTCGCAGGGCCAATTGGGCGAATACGCCCGCTACGCGCTGGGTTGCCCCGCCATGGGCGCCGAGGAACTCGAAGATTCCGAATTCCAGCCCTTCTATGAAGCAATCAAACCCGCACTCAACGGCAAGAAAGTCGCCCTGTTCGGCTCTTACGGCTGGGGTGGCGGCGAATGGATGAACCCGTGGAAGGCCGACGCGGAAGCCGCCGGACTCGTGCTTGTGGCAGACCCGCTCGCCATCGAGAACGCACCCGATGACGCCGGCAAGGCCGCCTGCCAGGAACTCGGCAAGGCACTCGCCACCGCCTAAAAAGACTTTTTCTTTCTTATAGTGTTTTGGATTGAAGTAGCCCTGACGGAATCACACTCCGTTGGGGCTTTGCCGTTCCCCATTTTTCTATCTTTTTGCTAGTTATGTCCTATTTCGACTACACGGCAAATACCCCGGCATGCGAAGAAGCCTTGCAACGATTCTGCGAAGTTGAACGCGGGTTTATCGGCAACGCCAATTCGAATCACGAAGCAGGGCATGCAGCAAAAGCATTTCTCGCCCAGGTGACCGATTCCATCGCGAAACTTTTGGGCGTAAACCCCGACGAAATCATTTACACCTCGGCCGCCAGCGAAAGCAACAATACCGCCATCCGCGGCATCGTCCAGGCCAAGCGCCATGTGGGCAAGCACATCGTCACGAACCCGCTGGAACACTCTTCGGTAAGCGCAACGCTCACGGCCCTGCAAGAAGCGGGCTACGAAATCGAGATGGCAAAAATCGGTACCGACGGGAAAATCGACCTGGAAGACTTGAAGAGCCTGCTCCGCAAAGATACGGTGCTCGTAACAGCGAATGCAGTCGATTGCGAACTCGGGACGGTACAACCGCTGGAAGCCATCAGCAAAATTGTCCGCGAGTTCCCGAACTGCAGCCTTCACGTGGATGCAACGCAGGCCATCGGCAAAACGCCTATAAACCTGAATTTGGCAGACACGGCAAGCATCGGCGCGCACAAGTTCTACGGGCTTTCGGGCAGCGGGCTTTTGTACAAGAAAAGCAGAATCGCCATGGAACCGCTCATTTACGGCGGAGCAAGCACCACCATTTACCGCAGCGGCACCCCGACACTCGCGTTGGACGAATCCCTCGAAACGGCACTGTCGCTTGCCGTGGAGCATTTCGAAGAACGGTTTGCCCGCGTCAAGGAGCTGCGAAAGATTTTGCAAGAAAAACTCTGCGGCTATCCGAAAGTCCGCATCAATTCGCCCGCAGACGCTGTTCCGCACATTTTGAACCTGAGTGTCGCGGGAGTCCGCGGGAACATTTTCCAGAAAGCTCTTTCGGACAAAGGAATTTACGTGTCGGTCAAGTCCGCCTGCAGCGTAGATGCGCTCCCCTCCCGCGCCGTTTTTGCAGTCTGCCGCGACCGCAAAAATGCTTTGAACTCCTGGCGCATAAGCCTTTCGCACCTCACCACCGAAAAAGAAATCGACGAATTCATGTCCGCATTCGACAGCTGCTACAGGGAACTTTGCAAATAAACGCAAAAAAGGTAATGAAAATGGCAAGAGAACTTTCATTTGTCCAAAGTGTAGAACGGAGCATTTCGAAAACATACCGCGAAAGGCTCTGGACGCCATTCATTACCGCCATCAAGAACTACAAGCTCATCGAAGAAGGCGACAAAATCGCCGTCTGCATCTCTGGCGGCAAGGATTCCATGCTCATGGCGAAGCTCATCCAGATGCTTCACCGCCACAGCGACGTGAAATTCGACGTGGAATACCTGGTGATGGACCCCGGTTACAACGAAATCAACCGCCAGAAAATCGAAAGCAACGCGAAGCTCCTGGAAATTCCCATCACCGTTTTCGAGACGAACATTTTCGACGTGGCAAACAACACCGAACGTTCCCCCTGCTACGTTTGCGCCAAGATGCGCCGCGGCCATCTCTACCACAAGGCAAAAGACCTAGGCTGCAACAAGATTGCGCTGGGTCACCACCTCTCCGACGTCATCGAGACCACCGTCATGGCGATGTTCTACGGCTCGCAACTGCAGGGCATGATGCCCAAACTCCACAGCCTGAATTTCGGCGGCATGGAACTCATCCGCCCCATGTATTGCATCAACGAGCAGGATATCATCAACTGGAAAAATTACAACGGGATGCAGTTTATCCAGTGCGCCTGCCGCTTTACCGAAAGTTGCACCGTCTGTGACAACGGCGGTGGCGGTAGCAAGCGGCAAGAAATCAAGATGCTCATCAAGCGCCTCAAGCGCGAAAACCCGAACATCGAAAAGAGCATCTTCAACAGCCTGCACTCCGTCTGCATCGAGACGTTCCCCGGCTACAAGGCCGGCGGCGAACTGCATTCGTTCTTGGACGATTACGAGGAACGCCTACCGCAGAAAGGGTAAATGAGTCGTATTTTTGAACCCGTCCGTTTGGAGTAGAAAAAACGGCGCTATGGCTCTATTTTTCCCTCAAAAAATTGAGGGTTTTATGCAAGTTTCTCGTGTCAACAAGGTTTTTGCCCGATTGGGGTGTTTTCAGGTCAAGTTTCGCTGGTTAATTCTGCTAATAACGCTGGTCGTGACAGTTTTGGCGTGCCTCGGGCTCCCGCAACTGCAGATGAGCAGCAGCGAAGAAGAATGGTTCGATGACTGGGACCAGGTAAAAATCGAC
This genomic interval carries:
- a CDS encoding TonB-dependent receptor; amino-acid sequence: MKKMFIYKAATLALIFAMVGAVPARAQDDEITSIDDFLEESATENNATTDDANGVGQSDVSAANASGVTQLDELSVESEIEAEQAKQAKKAESVATIDAAEMQNTSKTVSKAVNSASGVKVRKSGGMGSEGKINIRGMEGKNIKVLVNGVPVETQGNLGLDDIPIDQIADIEVYKGYVPARFATDGAGGAINIITKKRPANSVDASYSLSSFNTHKASVSASHLIDSIAGGVGLEVGVSGYFNHSDNDYKFTSPYMKSSTGKDTSVVRDHDRYTSYNVQAFANLMNTWFDQISLGASYGAFDKEIQGETNRIVEATAEGYNLGATFGLDKKNLFVKDLNFGDHFSFGYNENKIIDTSRVHCRNWYSCDTAKKNVGELSSMGLPKFRTVQAYDFNNLLNLDYQFIKNQFVYWNTLFRYHKEDPEDDLGSEMVGFNTAGYPGKTISVTTGLSVEDNFFDSRLQNLLGFKFHYLKAEISNTSTSMIQQASLETNDYTDFSYDESLMFRIVKPLALKGSYQHAVRLPKPDELFGDGIRVSAATNLKPEEADNFNVGLSLDLQEIPLMARFRFDGDVFYSYYKNRIHYMGASQMSVPYFNMNPIRGWGYEGDVKLDVNEWVLLGTNWTFQDLRNIDYNAKQGIPEDAIIPNIPRFFMNYLAEFHMGDIFNKNDFVKFWWAANYTDEYYYGWKISSRQSRKIDASFTQDLGIEYSVWDNKLAWSFEVDNFLDETVYDKYGESKLGRTFATKIRYSFR
- a CDS encoding AraC family transcriptional regulator, which translates into the protein MLNINGIEWMHKVGCYHTTLERDPLLVLEFCRKGQISWAGGALPCNQLKAGEMLVYDAWTSGALTRSADYCGDRILFFEESIRYIREHFAGFLIDIKMLAQKMCRPGRPFIVHTKEEVASAFEKVDNKSKNLQAEYGRLAILELLLTLKNLDTQRESICRECNLSSMQIEKIYCIRSFICENMDSHFTIEELSDKFDMPPTAMKLCFKNVFGLPVFTYARRERMKLAAKQLRECDRGILEIAGEVGYNNGSKFAHAFQDVMGMTPKEYRKKYRLTNVA
- a CDS encoding flavodoxin, translated to MEKIAVIYWSGTGNTELMAKYVAEGAKAAGAEADVFSVSDFSQGQLGEYARYALGCPAMGAEELEDSEFQPFYEAIKPALNGKKVALFGSYGWGGGEWMNPWKADAEAAGLVLVADPLAIENAPDDAGKAACQELGKALATA
- a CDS encoding DUF3793 family protein; protein product: MNRLLDHRLVRQCAPTLAGLKVGSLFCLESSSSETLCKQLAHWNKELNPRGVCVRVIAERCGRSFIYVYREDALKKLIAEPEIRHFLAAYGYTDFSTDCALAYMTARIRKCHCFPHEVGLFLGYPLEDVKGFIINGGRNSKYTGYWKVYGDVTECEKRFACFRKCFDVFNKLFEKGYSLPMLTVRNAA
- a CDS encoding DUF1490 domain-containing protein, with product MSVWKNEKFWCVVAGVVGPAIIKKILKAPKTREYAVKGLAEGMKITADAKATFQDMKDQAADICNDAKKEAGK
- a CDS encoding ABC transporter ATP-binding protein, encoding MKKTFSKLYAYMGSRKPLFPLALILSALSAIAGLVPFLLMWLIVREVISGGDMTNIKIFDYSIGAVLASVASVLLYFAALACSHLVAFRLEGDLRRFAMKKLMSAPLGFFDKNPTGKLRKIIDDNAAITHTFIAHQMPDISGTILIPIVALVMMFSFDWRLGLASLVPIAYAMFILGTLGRRGTKFMERYMQALEEMNSEAVEYVRGIPVVKVFQQTIFSFKSFYNSIATYHKMVTAYSDNWKVPYCIYTTLVNGFVLFLVPTAALIIGNDGDVKLTIVNMMIYVLVTPLFSQCVMRSMYLSNATNQAGLAIDRINDIARTKDLEVCENPVPMQKFDVEFRNVNFTYPDTDKQVLSDISLTVPAGHTVALVGPSGGGKSTIAKLLPRFFDVDSGEITIGGVPVKQIDPKELMKNVSFVFQNTRLFKMSILDNVRYGMPDATLEQVNKALDFAQCREIIDKLPAGINTVIGSKGTYLSGGEQQRVVLARAILKNAPIVVLDEATAFADPENERLIQEALHKLAAGKTVLMIAHRLTSVVNADQIIVVEDGEIAERGTHNELLEKNGIYAKMWAEYQQSVTWTLDNSKNNEGGENV
- a CDS encoding ABC transporter ATP-binding protein, with protein sequence MYKWVQNTFALSEEGSRTFVRGVIWTFLHFISLMFPMMMLFYFLMEQMGVGEFAGKTPHGTLFYVGIAVVLFVVMLVIYRFSYSATYDSVYDESMRRRVSIAEKLRKLPLSFFGKKNLSDLTSTIMDDCNALEMIFSHAVPELFAAIGSVTIIGIMLFCYNWKMSIALFWVVPAAALLIALSKKIQDRWFENSYNARRVIMEDIQEGLENVQEIRSYSGEAAYLNHFDKDCIKYEKSQMDSDVKVGSFLNSAQGILKMGLATVLITGARLWTKGEIDVFTYLVFIVCAATVYNPVFLVFNNLAELFFVNVRLRRFREMDQMKPQDGVTVFTPQNYDIEFKDVDFNYNENKQVLKKVSFTAKQGEITALVGPSGSGKTTAAKLAARFWDIQGGKVTLGGQDISKIDPETLLKNFSIVFQDVVLFNTSIKDNIRIGKRDASDEEILKVAKLAGCDEFVQKMPQGYDTVIGENGETLSGGERQRISIARALLKDAPIILLDEATASLDVENESKIQRGISQLVKGKTVIIIAHRMRTIANADKVVVLQDGRIAETGSPAELKAKGGLFSKMLELQMNKN
- a CDS encoding cysteine desulfurase family protein — encoded protein: MSYFDYTANTPACEEALQRFCEVERGFIGNANSNHEAGHAAKAFLAQVTDSIAKLLGVNPDEIIYTSAASESNNTAIRGIVQAKRHVGKHIVTNPLEHSSVSATLTALQEAGYEIEMAKIGTDGKIDLEDLKSLLRKDTVLVTANAVDCELGTVQPLEAISKIVREFPNCSLHVDATQAIGKTPINLNLADTASIGAHKFYGLSGSGLLYKKSRIAMEPLIYGGASTTIYRSGTPTLALDESLETALSLAVEHFEERFARVKELRKILQEKLCGYPKVRINSPADAVPHILNLSVAGVRGNIFQKALSDKGIYVSVKSACSVDALPSRAVFAVCRDRKNALNSWRISLSHLTTEKEIDEFMSAFDSCYRELCK